Proteins found in one Labeo rohita strain BAU-BD-2019 chromosome 11, IGBB_LRoh.1.0, whole genome shotgun sequence genomic segment:
- the st3gal8 gene encoding ST3 beta-galactoside alpha-2,3-sialyltransferase 8, with product MILRRKLYLGTVLGTILFLLIAAYLLQKANVVLISYLLAHHNVKILMKNQTRLHTVTEPGRGISCRCPSCVADTGASKWFDQRYDKKQQPYLTGRNEDIDAPSLKWWLSLQASNGTIKDVIKKMFKVISPPTEDKTPRQNLCRKCAVVGNSGNLLKSKYGALIDSHPVVIRMNKAVTVGFEKDVGNRTTHHFMYPESASDLKPGVHLVLLPFKLKDLQWLSSALSTGEIRMTYMRVKNRVKADKDKVMVVNPAFFWYTHDKWTERHGRYPSTGIVAIIFALHLCDEVSVFGYGADKQGNWHHYWENNRYAGAFRKTGVHNADFETEIIQKLDKNRKIKLYT from the exons ATGATATTGAGGAGAAAACTGTACTTAGGCACTGTGCTAGgcactattttgtttttattgatagCTGCTTACCTTCTTCAGAAGGCCAACGTGGTGCTCATCTCGTATTTACTCGCTCATCACAATGTCAAGATACTAATGAAGAACCAGACACGATTACACACAGTCACAGAGCCAGGACGAGGTATTTCCTGTAGGTGTCCGTCCTGTGTAGCAGACACGGGTGCGTCGAAGTGGTTTGATCAGCGCTATGATAAGAAACAGCAACCTTACCTCACTGGCAGAAATGAAGACATAGATGCGCCTTCGCTGAAGTGGTGGCTG TCTTTGCAGGCATCTAATGGAACGATCAAGGATGTCATCAAGAAGATGTTTAAGGTCATTTCCCCTCCAACTGAGGATAAAACACCACGGCAGAACCTGTGCCGGAAGTGTGCAGTTGTAGGAAACTCAGGGAATCTGTTGAAGTCCAAATATGGAGCCTTGATAGATTCCCATCCAGTTGTTATCAG AATGAATAAGGCTGTAACTGTGGGTTTTGAAAAGGATGTTGGTAACCGAACCACCCACCACTTCATGTACCCAGAGAGTGCGAGCGATCTGAAACCTGGTGTTCATCTCGTCCTTCTTCCCTTTAAACTGAAGGACTTGCAGTGGTTGTCCAGCGCCCTTTCCACAGGAGAGATCAGAAT GACATACATGAGAGTAAAAAATCGAGTGAAAGCTGATAAAGACAAG GTGATGGTTGTAAACCCAGCCTTCTTTTGGTACACACATGACAAGTGGACAGAGCGTCATGGAAGGTATCCGTCCACCGGGATAGTAGCCATTATATTTGCTTTGCATCTCTGTGACGAG GTGTCAGTGTTTGGATACGGGGCGGACAAGCAAGGAAACTGGCACCACTATTGGGAAAACAACAGATACGCCGGTGCCTTTCGAAAAACGGGCGTCCACAACGCAGACTTTGAGACCGAGATCATTCAGAAGCTTGACAAAAACCGCAAAATCAAACTCTACACATGA